One window of Myripristis murdjan chromosome 8, fMyrMur1.1, whole genome shotgun sequence genomic DNA carries:
- the rpain gene encoding LOW QUALITY PROTEIN: RPA-interacting protein (The sequence of the model RefSeq protein was modified relative to this genomic sequence to represent the inferred CDS: deleted 1 base in 1 codon), which produces MDALHRHRSLYKGTTPPWKEAYRKRCVDRLKNSRSRLLEKYRQMGESHQRCGSTASIIVQEVMEEEWSALQSEDRGLPSLWRPEAMAEMFSVMREYDELAVLEEIQQELMAQELSIIAEYERNQQFEEQYISSVVEGMEEQEMQIICPICHMNNLNINAHFTSCPCGLYINTRQRNITPEVLRCLLESRVSEHMEECLHNPVFCAAASTDGSPSLMISCKVCDYLSIVL; this is translated from the exons ATGGACGCTTTGCACAGACACCGCTCTCTTTACAAGGGGACGACCCCGCCGTGGAAGGAAGCCTACCGCAAA cgCTGCGTCGACAGGCTCAAAAACAGCCGGTCGCGTTTGCTGGAGAAATATCGTCAGATGGGCGAGAGCCATCAGCGGTGCGGCTCCACGGCCTCCATCATCGTGcaggaggtgatggaggaggagtggagcgCCCTACAGTCCGAGGACCGCGGCCTGCCCTCCCTGTGGCGGCCGGAGGCCATGGCAGAG ATGTTCAGTGTCATGAGGGAGTATGATGAGCTGGCAGTGCTGGAGGAAATCCAGCAGGAGCTCATGGCTCAAG AGCTGTCCATTATTGCAGAGTATGAGAGGAATCAGCAGTTTGAGGAGCAGTACATATCATCTGTTGTTGAAGGGATGGAAGAGCAGGAGATGCAAATTATTTGCCCCATATGTCACAT GAACAACTTGAACATCAAC GCCCATTTCACCTCCTGCCCCTGCGGACTCTACATCAACACAAGG caacGGAATATCACTCCCGAGGTGCTGCGTTGTCTTCTGGAGTCCAGAGTCTCGGAGCACATGGAGGAATGTCTGCACAACCCCGTCTTCTGTGCAGCTGCCAGCACCGACGGCTCTCCCAGCCTTATGATAAGCTGCAAG GTGTGTGACTACCTGTCCATCGTTCTTTGA
- the LOC115364111 gene encoding 26S proteasome non-ATPase regulatory subunit 11A, with product MAAAAVAEFQRAQSLLGTDRNASIDILHSIVKRDIQESDEEAVRVKEQSILELGGLLAKTGQAAELGGLLKYVRPFLNSISKAKAARLVRSLLDLFLDMEAATGQEVELCLECIEWAKAEKRTFLRQALEARLISLYFDTKRYQEALQLGSQLLQELKKMDDKALLVEVQLLESKTYHALSNLPKARAALTSARTTANAIYCPPKLQAALDMQSGIIHAAEEKDWKTAYSYFYEAFEGYDSIDSPRAITALKYMLLCKIMLNAPEDVQALISGKLALRYAGRQTDSLKCVAQASKNRSLADFEKALTEYKAELRDDPIISTHLTKLYDNLLEQNLIRVIEPFSRVQIAHISTLIKLSKGDVERKLSQMILDKKFHGILDQGEGVLIIFDEPLVDKTYEAALETIQNMSKVVDSLYNKAKKLT from the exons ATGGCAGCCGCGGCAGTGGCTGAATTTCAGAGAGCACAGTCTCTTCTCGGAACAGACCGGAATGCCTCTATTGATATCCTACATTCAATAG TGAAGCGGGACATTCAGGAGAGTGATGAGGAGGCGGTGCGTGTCAAAGAGCAGAGCATCCTGGAGCTGGGCGGCCTGCTTGCCAAAACAGGACAGGCAGCAG AGCTTGGGGGTCTGCTGAAGTATGTGCGCCCGTTCCTCAACTCCATCTCCAAGGCCAAGGCGGCCCGGCTGGTCCGCTCCCTGCTTGACCTCTTCCTGGACATGGAGGCTGCCACGGGTCAAGAGGTGGAGCTCTGTCTTGAGTGTATAGAGTGGGCCAAGGCTGAGAAGAGGACCTTCCTTAGACAGGCGCTAGAG GCTCGTCTCATCTCATTGTATTTCGACACAAAGCGCTACCAGGAGGCACTACAACTTG GCTCCCAGTTGCTGCAAGAGCTTAAGAAGATGGACGACAAGGCCCTGCTGGTGGAGGTCCAGCTCCTGGAGAGTAAGACTTACCACGCACTCAGTAACCTGCCCAAGGCCCGCGCCGCCCTCACCTCTGCCAGGACCACCGCCAACGCCATCTACTGCCCACCCAAACTACAGGCAGCACTAGACATGCAGTCAG GGATCATTCACGCAGCAGAGGAGAAGGACTGGAAGACGGCCTACTCCTACTTCTATGAGGCCTTCGAGGGCTACGACTCTATCGACAGCCCAAGAGCCATCACAGCGCTCAAATACATGCTGCTGTGCAAAATCATGCTTAACGC gccAGAGGACGTCCAGGCTCTCATCAGTGGTAAACTAGCACTGCGGTATGCTGGACGACAG ACAGACTCGTTGAAATGTGTGGCACAAGCCAGCAAGAACAGATCGCTCGCAGACtttgaaaag GCACTAACAGAGTACAAAGCAGAGCTGAGGGACGACCCCATCATCAGCACCCACCTGACCAAGCTGTATGACAACCTGCTGGAGCAGAACCTCATCAGGGTCATCGAGCCTTTCTCTAGGGTCCAG ATAGCACACATTTCCACCCTCATCAAACTCTCTAAG GGAGACGTGGAGAGGAAACTATCACAGATGATTCTGGACAAAAAGTTTCACG GTATTTTGGACCAAGGTGAAGGTGTACTGATCATCTTCGATGAACCACTTGTGGACAAGACGTACGAGGCAGCCCTGGAGACCATTCAGAACATGAGCAAAGTGGTGGACTCACTCTACAACAAAGCAAAGAAGCTAACATAG
- the LOC115363208 gene encoding cyclin-dependent kinase 5 activator 1-like produces the protein MGTVLSLSPSYRKAALFEDGPATVGHYTAVQNSKNAKDTATAAAKSLKRPSIISVLPWKRIVAVSAKRKGSKKLPLDGGDAGKGSSPDGHTAASTNSASNSLKLKKSQSCANLSSYSSSKDPSATTTTTSSHLPTSKTLANVATVATKKNSLTGSGIQSSNAAGTPKRVIVQASTSELMRSLGEFLCRRCYRLKRLSPTDPVLWLRSVDRSLLLQGWQDQGFITPANVVFLYMLCRDVVSAEVASERELQASLLTCLYLSYSYMGNEISYPLKPFLVEAEKEAFWDRCLEIINRMSGKMLQINTDPHFFTQVFADLKNESKKEEEKTRLLIGLDR, from the exons ATGGGAACGGTACTGTCACTGTCCCCAAGCTACCGCAAGGCGGCGCTGTTTGAGGATGGCCCGGCCACAGTGGGCCACTACACGGCTGTCCAGAACAGTAAGAACGCTAAGGACACTGCCACCGCTGCTGCGAAGAGCCTCAAACGCCCCTCCATCATTAGCGTGCTGCCATGGAAACGCATCGTGGCTGTGTCAGCGAAGAGGAAGGGCTCCAAGAAGCTGCCATTGGACGGTGGGGACGCGGGAAAGGGGAGCTCTCCGGATGGCCACACAGCGGCCTCCACCAACTCAGCCTCCAACAGCCTGAAGCTGAAGAAGTCCCAATCCTGCGCCAACCTGTCGTCTTACTCATCCAGCAAGGACCCCTcggccaccaccaccactacctcCTCTCACCTGCCCACCTCCAAGACCCTGGCCAACGTAGCTACTGTTGCCACCAAGAAGAACTCCCTCACAGGCTCTGGGATCCAGTCGTCCAATGCAGCTGGCACGCCGAAACGCGTCATCGTCCAG GCCTCCACCAGTGAGCTGATGCGCAGCCTGGGTGAGTTCCTGTGCCGCCGGTGCTACCGTCTGAAGCGTTTATCCCCAACGGACCCAGTGCTGTGGCTGCGCAGCGTGGAccgctctctcctcctgcagggctGGCAGGACCAGGGCTTCATTACCCCCGCCAACGTGGTTTTCCTCTACATGCTGTGCCGTGATGTGGTCTCTGCTGAGGTGGCTTCTGAGCGCGAGCTGCAGGCCTCGCTACTCACCTGCCTGTACCTGTCCTACTCCTACATGGGCAACGAGATCTCTTACCCGCTGAAGCCCTTCCTGGTCGAGGCGGAGAAGGAGGCCTTCTGGGACCGCTGCCTGGAGATCATCAACCGTATGAGCGGCAAGATGCTCCAGATCAACACCGACCCGCACTTCTTCACCCAGGTGTTTGCTGACCTGAAGAatgagagcaagaaagaggaggagaagaccaGGCTCCTCATTGGTCTTGACCGATAA